The Manduca sexta isolate Smith_Timp_Sample1 chromosome 17, JHU_Msex_v1.0, whole genome shotgun sequence genome includes a window with the following:
- the LOC115442358 gene encoding leucine-rich repeat-containing protein 70: protein MVARWLVVCCVVLCARPAHPQGAQQCPAPNTITPCSCTVKKNGLDILCEFTEQQHIQKAMNTLRSKPMIIFYLKLRHNNLAKLPSYIFLGLDIRHLTVHNSSLAVIEDSSLSSIGNKLTQLDVSQNSLATIPTSSFTHLNHLLILNMNHNKVTAVHNRAFMGLDTLEILTLYENRISVVDGEAFKGLEKKLKRLNLGGNELTAVPQKALALLENLKKLEMQENRITSISEGDFAGLRNLDSLGLAHNQLREVPSQVFSHLTFLNSLELEGNLIQRIDEKAFAGLEENLQYLRLGDNRLHEIPSEALRPLHRLRHLDLRSNNITYISEDAFTGYGDSITFLNLQKNMIHQLPTMGFDNLNSLETLNLQNNKLQHIPEEIMEPILDTLRVVDIMDNPLICDCELAWYEAWLAGLRDRDDEMMQKKRTVCTMVNEHREYSVAKMPLEKMNCKRKPAYGRTSSAPTARPAISFATNALLVAAARWL, encoded by the exons ATGGTGGCCCGGTGGCTGGTGGTGTGCTGCGTGGTGCTGTGCGCGCGGCCCGCGCATCCGCAGGGAGCCCAGCAGTGCCCCGCGCCCAACACCATCACGCCTTGCAGCTGCACCGTCAAGAAGAACGGCCTCGACATTCTCTGCGAGTTCACGGAACAGCAGCATATTCAGAAG GCCATGAACACGCTCCGTTCGAAGCCGATGATCATATTCTATTTGAAATTGCGCCACAACAATTTGGCTAAATTGCCCTCGTATATATTCCTCGGCCTTGACATTCGTCACCTGACCGTTCATAACAGTAGTCTGGCTGTCATTGAAGACTCCTCGCTCAGTTCCATTG GCAACAAGTTGACGCAACTCGACGTATCGCAGAACAGTCTGGCAACGATTCCCACATCGTCGTTTACGCATCTTAATCACCTGCTCATACTCAACATGAACCATAACAAG GTAACTGCGGTGCACAACCGCGCTTTCATGGGGCTAGACACATTGGAGATTTTAACTCTATACGAGAACAGAATATCTGTCGTCGACGGCGAGGCTTTCAAAGGACTCGAgaa aaaactAAAACGCTTGAATCTTGGCGGAAACGAATTGACGGCGGTGCCGCAGAAAGCTCTCGCATTGCTCGAAAATTTGAAAAAGCTTGAGATGCAGGAAAATCGGATAACTTCGATTTCGGAAGGAGATTTTGCgg GGCTACGCAATCTTGATTCTTTGGGATTGGCTCATAATCAGCTTCGTGAAGTACCGTCTCAGGTATTTTCACATCTGACGTTTCTGAACTCATTGGAACTGGAAGGCAACTTAATTCAACGGATTGATGAAAAGGCTTTTGCTGGACTTgaag aaaatcttCAGTACCTGCGTCTTGGCGATAATCGTCTCCACGAGATACCCTCAGAGGCTCTTCGACCTTTGCATCGTTTACGCCATTTGGACTTACGTTCCAACAACATAACATACATCAGCGAGGATGCATTCACTGGCTATGGAGACTCTATTACTTTCCTCAATTTGCAGAAGAATAT GATTCACCAGCTGCCTACGATGGGCTTCGATAATCTCAATTCACTGGAGACGTTGAATCTGCAGAACAATAAGTTACAGCATATACCCGAGGAGATAATGGAACCAATTTTGGACACGCTTCGGGTGGTTGATATTATGG ataATCCCCTTATATGCGATTGTGAGCTGGCGTGGTACGAGGCATGGCTGGCAGGGTTGCGCGACCGTGATGACGAGATGATGCAAAAGAAGCGCACCGTGTGTACCATGGTAAACGAGCACAGGGAATACAGCGTCGCCAAGATGCCTCTTGAAAAAATGAATTGCAAGAGGAAACCCGCGTACGGACGCACTTCCAGCGCTCCCACCGCTCGCCCCGCCATTAGCTTCGCGACCAACGCTCTCCTCGTTGCTGCTGCCAGGTGGCTCTAG